Proteins from a genomic interval of Hoplias malabaricus isolate fHopMal1 chromosome 13, fHopMal1.hap1, whole genome shotgun sequence:
- the fus gene encoding RNA-binding protein FUS: MASSDYSQTSSHGGYGGYGSESSQGYSQPSGQSYAQQGFGSYNQGSENSPAAYSQGGYGSSYGQSQPGGYGSQPSSQGYSQSSQSYSSSGYSSSSQPQQSGGFSQQSSYSGYSQQQSNPPPASNYGSSSQSSGYGQQQGGGGYGGQSSGYSSSGSQGGGYGGSGGQSGSYGGSGGQQHSSPHGGAAYSQPPNYSSPPQSYGQQNQYGQGGGYNQDMSGGGGGYGGQDGGYGSDSRGRGRGGGGFGGRGSGGFDRGGRGGPRGRGMGMGDRGGFNKFGGPREHGPSGPNMQEQDNSDNNTIFVQGLGDNYTVDSVADFFKQIGIIKINKKTGLPMINLYTDRETGKLKGEATVSFDDPPSAKAAIDWFDGKDFNGNPIKVSFATRRAEFGRGGGGMRGGRGRGGPMGRGGFGGGRGGGGFPGNNGGNSGGQQRAGDWKCSNPSCGNLNFSWRNECNQCKAPKPEGAGGGMPPMGGGYGGDRERGRGGFDRGGFRGRGGDRGGFRGRGDRGGYGPGKMDSRGDHRQERRERPY, from the exons ATGGCGTCAAGTG ATTATTCCCAGACTTCTAGCCATGGAGG CTATGGAGGATATGGAAGTGAGTCCAGCCAAGGCTACAGTCAGCCGTCTGGACAGAGCTACGCTCAACAGGGATTTGGAAGTTATAACCAGGGCTCTGAGAACAGCCCTGCTGCTTACAGCCAGGGAGGATACGGCTCCAGCTATGGACAGTCCCAACCAG GTGGGTATGGTTCCCAGCCATCATCCCAGGGCTACAGCCAGTCCAGTCAATCTTACAGCTCTAGTGgctacagcagcagcagccagcCCCAGCAGAGTGGAGGCTTCAGTCAGCAGTCTTCTTATTCAGGCTACAGCCAGCAACAATCCAATCCTCCTCCTGCGTCCAA TTATGGCAGTAGCAGTCAGTCCTCAGGCTATGGTCAGCAGCAAGGAGGAGGGGGCTATGGGGGGCAAAGTAGTGGCTATAGCAGCAGTGGATCTCAGGGTGGAGGATATGGAGGCAGTGGAGGACAAAGTGGGTCATATGGAGGAAGTGGAGGACAACAGCATTCATCTCCACATGGAGGGGCTGCTTACAGTCAACCCCCCAACTACAGTTCACCTCCTCAAAGCTATGGACAGCAGAACCAGTATGGACAAGGAGGAG GGTATAATCAGGATAtgagtggaggtggaggaggttaCGGTGGTCAGGATGGAGGCTATGGCTCAGATAGTCGAGGACGTGGGCGTGGGGGAGGAGGTTTTGGAGGACGTGGATCAGGGGGATTTGACAGAGGTGGTCGTGGAGGCCCCCGAGGCAGAGGAATGGG AATGGGCGATCGTGGAGGATTCAATAAGTTTGGTG GACCACGGGAACATGGACCTAGTGGGCCCAACA TGCAGGAGCAGGATAACTCTGATAACAACACCATCTTTGTGCAAGGCCTGGGAGACAACTACACGGTAGACTCTGTTGCTGATTTCTTCAAACAGATTGGCATCATCAAG ATAAATAAGAAGACTGGCTTGCCCATGATAAATCTGTACACAGACCGAGAGACAGGGAAGCTGAAAGGAGAGGCTACGGTTTCCTTTGATGACCCTCCTTCTGCTAAAGCTGCCATTGACTGGTTTGATG GTAAAGATTTTAATGGAAACCCCATTAAGGTGTCCTTTGCCACTCGCCGGGCTGAATTTGGCCGTGGAGGTGGAGGCATGAGGGGTGGCCGGGGACGAGGAG GACCAATGGGACGAGGAGGATTTGGTGGAGgtagaggtggtggtggtttcCCTGGTAACAATGGTGGCAACAGTGGAGGACAGCAAAGAGCTGGAGACTGGAAATGTTCAAaccc ATCATGTGGAAATCTCAACTTCTCGTGGCGTAATGAGTGTAACCAGTGTAAAGCCCCTAAACCTGAGGGTGCTGGCGGAGGAATGCCACCTATGGGAG GTGGTTATGGTGGGGATCGTGAGCGGGGAAGAGGCGGGTTTGATCGTGGTGGTTTCCGAGGAAGAGGTGGTGACCGAGGGGGCTTCAGGGGAAGGGGAGACAGAGGTGGATATGGCCCTGGAAAGATGGACTCACG gggTGATCACAGGCAGGAACGCAGAGAGAgaccgtattga